One Siniperca chuatsi isolate FFG_IHB_CAS linkage group LG5, ASM2008510v1, whole genome shotgun sequence DNA window includes the following coding sequences:
- the clip1a gene encoding CAP-Gly domain-containing linker protein 1 isoform X2, translated as MSTAKPSGIKVPSKIAKPSGTAAPKTNTSTAGAKVAVADKSAASASGGDAEGAGENFQIGERVWVNGNKPGYIQFLGEAQFAPGQWAGIVLDEPIGKNDGSVAGVRYFQCEALRGIFTRPSKLSRTEGEANGTQTAPPSRAASPTPSVGSVASHTPTTKSTLPSTTMAAKKASSTTPATPATPSSNLARTNSESVSNLSETGSVKKGERELKMGDRVLVGGTKAGVVRFLGETDFAKGEWCGVELDEPLGKNDGAVAGTRYFQCQPKYGLFAPVHKVTRIGFPSTTPAKAKTTVRKVVATPSGLKRSPSASSISTMSSVASSVSAKPSRTGLLTETSSRYNRKISGTTALQEALKEKQQHIEQLMAERDMERAEVAKATGHVGEMEQEMRLLRDDQEQMEAKMDQLRALVEAADKDKVELLNQLEEERRKVEDLQFRVEEACITKGDLETQTRLEHAHIKELEQSLLFEKTKAEKLQRELEDTRVATVSERSRIMELERDLSLRTREVADLQLRLGTQHGSEGSNSTLSPLLEEINSLRDQLASQEAKQQEELVKYKEKLEAQEKTHTEAVAQLQATLVRLSGENEQMQMRLSQAEKENADSIELWRSKLESAAASHQQAMDELKVSFSKGAGAQTEELIETKSALERLKLEHKLALEEAGAKHEANATVWTQEMQALKAQLLSLTEDKERLEESLRFSVEKAEEQHLVEMEDVLGKLHAAELRVKELEEKEAMLAQQAQDKDGENKKQMAELVALRSQVAQGNQELVTLKSQLEVVKSQGNNQGAKVSELNSQLEGRQQEVLSLQQSLTTVQQEKDTLEQALGGLKQKLSESTEEQTKSAKTMQETLEKLSKKEEQCTSLTTESESLRTQLAGLERKLKAADEKLEQLSKDKSKLENDISDMMKASGDSSVQLTKMNEDLMQKERRLEELQSQLVEEKEKVAHFNEQLQQEQSRKEQELKETRDTHQSQISSLQEKIVNLEKTVKQGETLVEELKASQEKSFSQASELHAKELEVLQSQVDKLKQELSSSTDKTQELEKLVSELQPYKEQAQCLSSELDSYKHDVEHLSKKLEKQSLDLENLCKESADVKVEKCKLEKRLSDLQTKLSAFEISHQELSVQNEELLITRDIFSKNQEELLANKKCSDEERTSLNEELEKLRGLLQEVQTENQNLKHAKGEHQAQIEELQRQNAEKNDLLLKHQQDIQQIEAKKKQLLEDYENVCKERIRLEDDLNESRSMLTCEKDNLILERDAARNAKKSLDAKNAELQAKLKSLNLEKEDLTMKNTQLQSLTDTLTKEKVEMSSEVSAAVLDKKSLETVKEELQNKLSVTKKDLENSVRECEELKASKMSLAQMLEEFKTSSQVTDSERLHLLQEKEDLLAIQRKVCNEKEELLREIEELKEKLQVSTVQLSQSNEKFKEALSSFEQEKQAFHLQNSETEMALHALRKEKMSLDSALEQQKMDYERLVGEKGELEEKHTKAVSEKNALSLERDKLASDNRTTKDQLDSYSRDNAVFIQEKSHLTTMLEETKRQKDEIEAEMTSLKREKAELQNELQKRNSDIEILEKGKTELVKEHSKLKMDFEKGNLEFVQKIDNLTKDCQRLQSLQTEADKKAQSLQKENQGLLQEIQELKCQTESMSEAKHVLETQLQAESSERNIAISDKDGLSKQIEELQKTLSKVTQENKEISSNLKNADEQKKSFMVDMEALKTRLKQQEQETSQLAEDKEQLLSKLEEMGKQMTSLTTEKEDLLTGRCKLEQDISSLRTSQENSLVERSRLLGELEKLHANQKQLEVDVKGLQTDLEKQFQNAAAVKEELSSSISNLTAQKDALQVERDEAAQQVRQLESQLKNAISKQLEASEASGKSAEVLEQLTKERASLMQEKNEAQFLLVELQSSKQEVETQLKKLKEENSKYQEVLNVSKEQLCTETQRTKSLCQEIEELKEAVSVKTQSLQMLQDENNKLTQELDNSHKGQSDLVKLKDEHSKLKKHLKELKQSLPNNALSESTLKEQFDKEKAALKQSIHKNSALISEKDQQVEHLRSELAVLRGESASVKTLQGTIQALEQDKANLQERVQRLEKDLAAGPDTINTSSGDAVLDQLREDKETAESQIEFLNSVIVDLQRKNRELKDKLETMAAAALNGNNQNELDNYDSHDKEPVKKKPPPRLFCDICDCFDLHDTEDCPTQMQMPDSPPHTTYHGNKGEERPYCDICEVFGHWTESCNDDQTF; from the exons ATGAGCACAGCCAAGCCCAGTGGGATCAAAGTGCCCAGCAAGATAGCTAAGCCATCTGGGACAGCAGCCCCCAAGACCAACACCAGCACAG CGGGAGCTAAAGTTGCTGTGGCCGACAAATCAGCTGCAAGTGCCAGTGGAGGAGATGCCGAGGGTGCTGGGGAGAACTTCCAGATTGGGGAGCGAGTATGGGTGAATGGGAATAAGCCAGGCTACATACAGTTTTTGGGAGAGGCACAGTTTGCCCCAGGACAGTGGGCAGGGATTGTTCTAGATGAGCCAATTGGGAAGAATGACGGGTCAGTGGCAGGGGTGCGCTACTTCCAGTGTGAAGCCCTGCGAGGAATATTTACCCGCCCATCCAAGTTGTCTCGTACAGAAGGGGAGGCTAATGGAACTCAGACCGCACCACCCTCCCGCGCTGCATCACCCACTCCTTCAGTCGGTAGCGTAGCCTCGCATACACCCACCACAAAATCAACATTACCCTCAACTACCATGGCAGCCAAGAAGGCCTCCTCCACTACGCCAGCTACGCCAGCTACACCATCTTCCAACCTTGCACGTACGAACAGTGAATCTGTCTCCAACCTCTCAGAGACTGGATCAGTCAAGAAGGGCGAAAGGGAACTGAAGATGGGTGACCGTGTATTG GTTGGTGGTACAAAGGCAGGAGTGGTACGTTTCCTTGGAGAAACAGATTTTGCCAAAGGCGAGTGGTGTGGTGTGGAATTGGATGAGCCCTTAGGAAAGAATGACGGGGCAGTGGCAGGCACAAG ATATTTTCAGTGCCAACCCAAGTATGGCTTATTTGCTCCAGTGCACAAAGTCACACGCATTGGCTTCCCTTCAACCACGCCAgccaaagcaaaaacaacagtTCGGAAAGTAGTGGCCACACCATCAGGACTAAAGCGAAGCCCTAGTGCCTCCTCCATCAGTACCATGAGCTCTGTGGCATCCTCTGTCAGCGCCAAGCCCAGCCGCACAGGCCTG CTAACAGAGACATCATCACGGTATAATCGTAAGATTTCAGGCACCACAGCCCTACAGGAGGCGCTgaaggagaagcagcagcataTTGAGCAGCTGATGGCTGAGAGGGACATGGAGAGAGCTGAGGTTGCCAAGGCTACTGGCCATGTTGGAGAGATGGAGCAAGAAATGAGACTGCTCAGGGATGATCAGGAGCAG ATGGAGGCTAAGATGGACCAGTTACGTGCCTTGGTAGAAGctgcagacaaagacaaagtcgAGCTGCTGaatcagctggaggaggagcgtAG GAAGGTGGAGGACCTTCAGTTCCGTGTAGAGGAAGCTTGCATTACCAAAGGAGACCTGGAG ACGCAGACCAGACTGGAGCATGCCCACATTAAGGAGCTTGAACAGAGCCTGCTCTTTGAAAAGACCAAAGCTGAGAAACTCCAAAGAGAGTTAGAAGACACTAGG GTTGCTACTGTGTCGGAAAGATCCCGTATTATGGAGCTTGAGAGGGACCTTTCACTGCGAACAAGAGAGGTAGCTGACCTGCAGCTGCGTCTTGGGACCCAGCACGGCTCTGAGGGCTCAAACTCCACTCTTTCTCCCCTTCTGGAAGAGATAAACTCGCTGAGGGATCAGTTGGCTTCTCAAGAAGCTAAGCAGCAAGAAGAGCTGGTGAAATACAAGGAGAAGTTAGAAGCTCAAGAAAAGACCCACACTGAGGCAGTTGCCCAGCTTCAGGCTACATTGGTAAGGCTCTCTGGTGAGAACGAGCAAATGCAGATGCGCTTAAGCCAGGCTGAGAAGGAGAATGCTGACAGTATTGAACTCTGGCGTTCCAAGTTGGAGTCTGCCGCTGCCTCTCACCAGCAGGCCATGGATGAGCTGAAGGTGTCCTTCAGCAAAGGCGCAGGTGCCCAGACAGAAGAACTTATAGAAACCAAAAGTGCACTAGAGAGGCTGAAGTTAGAGCACAAGTTGGCTCTAGAGGAGGCTGGAGCCAAACATGAAGCTAATGCCACAGTTTGGACTCAGGAGATGCAGGCACTAAAGGCACAACTGTTGTCTTTGACTGAGGACAAGGAGCGACTGGAGGAGTCACTACGGTTCAGCGTTGAAAAAGCAGAGGAGCAGCACCTTGTGGAGATGGAGGATGTTCTTGGAAAGCTTCATGCTGCCGAACTTAGGGTAAAGGAGCTTGAGGAGAAAGAAGCAATGTTGGCACAACAAGCCCAAGACAAGgatggagaaaacaaaaagcagatgGCAGAACTTGTGGCTCTGCGCAGCCAAGTAGCACAAGGTAACCAGGAGCTTGTGACCTTGAAGAGTCAATTAGAGGTGGTTAAGAGCCAAGGAAACAACCAGGGTGCCAAG GTTAGTGAATTGAACTCTCAGTTGGAGGGCCGACAGCAGGAAGTCCTCTCTTTACAGCAGAGTCTGACCACTGTACAGCAGGAAAAAGACACCCTGGAACAGGCGCTTGGAGGCCTG AAACAAAAGTTGTCTGAAAGCACAGAGGAGCAGACAAAATCAGCAAAAACTATGCAAG aaACACTTGAGAAGCTCAGTAAGAAGGAAGAGCAGTGCACATCCCTGACCACAGAGTCAGAGTCTCTAAGAACTCAACTTGCCG GGCTCGAGAGAAAGCTGAAGGCTGCAGATGAAAAGCTTGAGCAGCTTTCAAAGGACAAAAGCAAGTTGGAAAATGATATTTCAGACATGATGAAGGCATCTGGTGATAGTTCAGTACAGCTGACCAAAATGAATGAAGACCTCATGCAGAAAGAAAG GAGGCTTGAGGAGTTACAGAGTCAACTAgtagaggagaaagagaaggtggCACACTTCAATGAACAACTCCAGCAGGAACAGTCCCGCAAAGAGCAGGAGCTGAAAGAGACCAGAGATACACATCAGTCTCAAATAAGTAGCCTTCAGGAGAAGATTGTTAACTTG GAGAAGACTGTTAAACAGGGTGAGACCCTGGTTGAGGAGCTAAAGGCCTCACAAGAGAAATCCTTCTCTCAGGCCTCAGAGCTCCACGCGAAGGAACTTGAGGTGCTCCAGAGTCAGGTTGACAAGTTGAAGCAAGAGCTCTCCTCCTCCACGGACAAAACCCAGGAGCTGGAGAAGTTGGTGTCTGAGCTGCAGCCATACAAAGAACAGGCTCAG TGTCTTTCTTCTGAGCTTGACTCCTACAAGCATGATGTTGAACATTTGTCCAAAAAACTGGAAAAGCAGAGTCTAGATCTGGAAAATTTGTGTAAAGAAAGTGCGGATGTTAAGGTTGAGAAATGCAAACTGGAGAAACGGCTTTCAGATTTGCAGACTAAGCTCTCTGCTTTTGAGATTAGTCATCAGGAGCTTTCAGTCCAGAATGAAGAACTGCTAATAACCAGagatatattttcaaaaaatcaAGAGGAACTACTGGCTAACAAGAAGTGCTCAGATGAAGAAAGGACTTCATTGAACGAGGAGTTGGAGAAGCTCAGAGGTCTTCTTCAGGAAGTACAGACTGAAAACCAAAACCTGAAGCATGCTAAAGGTGAACATCAGGCCCAAATTGAGGAGCTTCAAAGACAAAATGCAGAGAAGAATGACCTGCTCCTAAAGCATCAGCAGGACATCCAGCAAATTGAGGCTAAAAAGAAGCAACTACTTGAGGATTATGAAAATGTCTGCAAAGAGAGGATCCGACTTGAAGACGACCTCAATGAAAGCAGGTCAATGCTCACATGTGAGAAGGACAATCTAATTTTAGAGAGAGATGCTGctagaaatgccaaaaaatctCTTGATGCTAAGAATGCTGAGTTGCAGGCAAAACTTAAGTCCTTGAACTTAGAAAAAGAAGATCTTACAATGAAGAATACCCAGCTGCAGTCCCTCACGGATACACTGACAAAAGAGAAGGTGGAGATGTCTTCTGAAGTCAGTGCTGCTGTGTTGGATAAAAAGAGCCTTGAGACAGTGAAGGAGGAGCTCCAGAACAAGCTCAGTGTCACAAAGAAAGACTTAGAGAACTCTGTCCGTGAATGTGAAGAACTTAAAGCCTCAAAAATGAGCCTGGCCCAGATGCTGGAAGAGTTCAAGACAAGCAGTCAGGTGACTGATTCTGAGAGGCTTCACCTTCTGCAGGAGAAAGAAGACTTACTTGCGATCCAAAGAAAAGTCTGTAATGAGAAGGAAGAGCTTCTCAGAGAGATAGAAGAATTAAAGGAGAAGCTTCAAGTTTCAACAGTACAACTGTCTCAGTCCAACGAGAAATTTAAAGAAGCGTTATCATCTTTTGAGCAAGAGAAGCAAGCATTTCACCTTCAGAATTCTGAAACTGAGATGGCTCTACATGCTTTACGAAAAGAAAAGATGAGCTTGGATTCAGCactagagcagcagaaaatggattaTGAGCGTTTGGTAGGGGAGAAGGGAGAATTAGAAGAGAAGCACACAAAAGCCGTATCTGAGAAAAACGCTCTTTCTCTAGAGCGTGATAAGCTAGCTAGTGATAACCGAACAACTAAGGACCAGTTGGACAGTTACTCCAGAGATAATGCCGTCTTTATTCAAGAGAAGTCTCATTTAACAACAATGCTAGAGGAAACCAAACGGCAAAAAGACGAGATTGAAGCAGAGATGACCTCTTTGAAACGAGAAAAGGCTGAACTACAAAATGAACTGCAGAAGCGTAACTCTGATATTGAAATTCTTGAAAAGGGCAAAACTGAACTTGTTAAAGAGCATAGTAAACTAAAGATGGATTTTGAGAAGGGTAATTTAGAATTTGTTCAAAAGATTGATAACCTTACTAAAGATTGTCAGCGTCTGCAATCGTTGCAGACTGAGGCTGACAAAAAAGCGCAGTCCTTGCAGAAAGAGAACCAGGGCTTGCTTCAGGAGATCCAGGAGttaaaatgtcagactgaatcAATGTCAGAGGCTAAGCACGTTCTTGAGACCCAGCTACAGGCTGAATCCAGTGAACGGAATATAGCGATATCTGACAAGGATGGTCTTTCCAAACAAattgaggagctgcagaaaACATTGTCCAAAGttacacaagaaaataaagaaatttcTTCTAACCTTAAGAATGCTGATGAGCAAAAGAAGTCTTTTATGGTGGATATGGAGGCTTTGAAAACACGATTAAAGCAGCAAGAGCAAGAAACTAGTCAGTTGGCAGAAGATAAAGAACAGCTATTATCTAAGCTTGAGGAGATGGGCAAACAGATGACCTCCCTGACCACAGAGAAGGAGGACCTTTTAACTGGACGGTGTAAATTGGAGCAGGACATTTCTTCTCTCCGCACAAGCCAAGAAAATTCGCTTGTAGAACGGTCAAGACTCCTTGGAGAGTTAGAGAAGTTGCACGCTAACCAGAAACAACTAGAGGTTGATGTCAAGGGCCTACAAACTGATTTGGAAAAGCAATTCCAGAATGCTGCCGCTGTGAAAGAAGAGCTTTCCTCCAGCATCTCAAATCTAACAGCTCAGAAGGATGCCCTGCAGGTGGAGAGGGATGAAGCCGCCCAGCAAGTCAGGCAGCTCGAGTCCCAACTAAAAAATGCCATTTCTAAGCAGCTTGAG GCTTCAGAGGCCTCTGGCAAGAGTGCTGAGGTTCTCGAACAGCTGACAAAAGAGAGAGCCAGTTTGATGCAGGAGAAGAACGAAGCTCAATTTTTACTGGTAGAGCTCCAAAGCTCCAAGCAGGAGGTGGAGACCCAG CTAAAAAAATTGAAGGAAGAGAATTCCAAGTACCAAGAAGTTCTGAATGTATCCAAAGAGCAGCTTTGCACAGAAACCCAGAGGACTAAGAGTCTGTGCCAGGAAAT TGAGGAGCTTAAAGAAGCAGTTTCTGTGAAGACACAGTCCCTGCAGATGCTGCAAGATGAGAACAACAAGCTGACTCAGGAGCTTGATAACAGTCACAAAGGCCAGAGTGATCTTGTGAAG cTCAAGGATGAGCACTCAAAACTCAAAAAACACTTGAAGGAGTTGAAGCAAAG CCTGCCCAATAATGCCTTGAG TGAGAGCACCTTGAAGGAGCAGTTTGATAAGGAGAAGGCCGCCCTCAAACAGTCCATCCATAAAAACAGTGCCTTAATTTCAGAAAAGGACCAGCAGGTGGAACACCTGAGGAGCGAG CTGGCTGTACTGCGTGGGGAAAGTGCCTcagttaaaacactgcagggTACAATTCAGGCCTTGGAGCAGGACAAGGCTAATCTACAGGAGCGTGTTCAGAGACTGGAGAAGGACCTGGCTGCAGGGCCTGACACCATCAACACGTCCTCAG GTGATGCAGTTTTGGACCAACTAAGGGAGGATAAGGAGACTGCAGAGAGTCAG ATTGAGTTCCTGAATTCAGTCATTGTTGACCTCCAGAGGAAGAACAGGGAACTCAAGGACAAATTGGAGACAATGGCAGCTGCTGCTCTCAATGGGAATAATCAAAATGAGCTGGATAACTATGATAG ccATGACAAGGAACCTGTGAAGAAGAAGCCTCCCCCAAGGCTGTTCTGTGACATCTGTGACTGCTTCGACCTCCATGACACCGAGGACTGTCCCACACAAATGCAGATGCCCGACTCCCCTCCACACACCACCTACCATGGCAATAAGGGCGAAGAGCGGCCCTACTGCGACATCTGTGAGGTCTTTGGCCACTGGACCGAATCCTGTAATGATGACCAGACCTTTTGA